The window CACGCGCGCCGCGGTCTGGCTCGAAACCGGCGTATCGAACTCGAGCACGCGGTTGTTCGCCGAATCACCCACCCACAGCCGATTCGAGGAATCGAGGAGCAGCTTTTCCGGGAAAGCGAGGCTCGACGCCGACAGGCCATTCTTGTTCGCGACCCCGCTCGAGAAGCTGCCGCCCTGACCGAAGACGATCGATGCCGCCTTGCCGCCGACCAGCGGGGTCGCGTACGTCAGCACACGGCTGAAACCCTTGTCCGCGACGAAGAGCCGGCCGGAGGAGTCGAAGGCGACATCCGTGGGGGAACTCAGGGTCGTCGTCGAGGCGGCCCCGGGGCCCCCGATCTGCAAGCTCGACGCGGCCCCGGTGACGACCGACGAGAACTTGAGAACGCGATGGTTCGCCGTATCCGCGACCCAGACCGAACCACCACTGTCGACGGCAACGCCTTCTGGCGAATTGAGCCCGGCCGAGGACGAACCCGCCACTCCGGTGCCAAGCGAGACCTGACCGAGTGCCACGTCGGCAGTCGGATCGTTCCAGGGGTCCGAGAAGCGAAGCACGCGATGATTCCCGGTATCCGCGACGTAGAGCGTCCCGTCGCTGGCCACGGCCACCCCGCGCGGGAAGCTCATGGTCATCGAGCCGACGACCCCGGTGTGCCCGTGATTGCGGAGCCCCTGACTGAAGTCCAGCTGGCCGAAGACACGCACCGCAGTCGCCTCGGTCGGGAGATCACAAGAGGCACCCGCACACTCGAAGGCAATGACTCGACTGTTGAACGTGTCGGCGACGTAGACCCTCGTGTGTGCGACCGACGGATCGACGACGATGTCGTAGGGGTAGAACAGGCCGGTCGCATTGGTGGTGTTCAGGTGATTGCTGATCAGGTTGCTCGCGCCGATAGAGATGCGCGCATCGGGATCGACTGCGGCAGGCGCCGAGTCCGCGACAACCACCGAAAGCGAAATCGCGAGGATCAGAGTGTGAGTAATGACTGTGCCCATGCGGAGGGAATTCCCCTCCTACTATCGGCGGGGTTCACGTGTCGCGTGAACCCCACTCTTGGAACACCGGACCGGTCGCAGCCCCGCGCGCCGCATGGCATAGGACCACTCAGTGGCTCCAGCGACGCACACACCACCCGCATTGTGGAAGACGGTCCTCATCGGAATCCTGTGCTTCGGCGTCTATCAATCGAACCGCCTCGTCCTGGAGGAAATCGACGCCATCCCGACAGCTTATGTCGCCTGGTCACTTGTCCGCCACGGCGACCTGAGTCTCGAGCGGTACCCCGAGATCCACCGGTTCAATCGCGTCGTCCTGTCGAGCCCTGCCGGGCGGGCTTCGAAATACCCCCCTGGAATCGGCATCGCAGCAACGCCCTTCCTGGCACCGATCGCCTGGTACGGCGCACCCCTACCTACCTACGAAGAGATGCGCTGGCTCGGCAAGCGGACCGGTTCGGCGTTCACCGCGGCGGCCACCGCGCTCTTCTACTGGCTCGCCGTCCAGGTCGCCCCACGGGGCGCGCTGCCGGCGACCCTCGTCGTCGGCCTCGGAACAACGCTGATGAGCACGGCTGCACAGGCCGGATGGGCGCACGGCCCCGCGACGTTCTGGATTCTACTCGGCACGTGCTTCCTGTGGCGCGAGCCAACCTCGCTGCGGCGCGGCACTCTGCTGGCGCTCGCATCCGGCTTCACATTCGGCATGGCAGTTCTCACGCGTGCGATGACCGGTCTGATGCTGGGTGCCGCCGGCCTCTCCGCGCTCGTGGACCGGAGGTGGCGTACCGCGGTTCTACTCGGAGTAGGTGCGGCCTTACCGCTGTTCGCCCTCTGGGCGTACAACGCGCACTTCTTCGACGCGCCGGCGACCGGCGGCTACGCCCTGGAGAAGTACTCGCGAGGAAACTGGTCGACTCCGACGCATTGGGGCCTCGCGGGCTTGTTGATCTCGCCTTCGCGCGGCCTATTCGTCTTCTCTCCGGCACTCCTGCTCGGCCTCGCCGGCCTCGGCCAAGCCCGAAGATGGTTCCTCCCCTCCGGCCCGAACCGGGAACGCGCGCTCGCTGCGCTCCTTCTCGGCAGCGTCCTTCAGACCCTCCTCTGCGCGACATGGATCGGCTGGCATGGCGGCTGGACCTACGGTCCGCGTCTCCTCACCGAAACGATACCGGCTTGGGGGCTGCTGATGGCGGTCGGGTACGAACGTTGGGCGACGACCGCTCCCCGTAAGATCATCGCCGTCTTGCTCGTCGTGCTGTCGATCAGCGTCAATTGGGTCGGAATCACCGAACGAAGCGGCTACCAGGCCTGGCACCGGCGGGTGAAGGCGAGAGAGACCAGCTACTGGGCGATCCGGGACAACGTGATCGCGGCGCAGATTCACGGGGCTCCACCGCCCTGAGCGACCCTGCCGAGAGGCCACTGGGCCGACGGCGCTCGGCGACGCGATCCCGCCCCAGCCAAACCCTCTTAAATAGCTGTTTTTCTTAAGTTCTTTGGCGAGCGACGACCGGCAGATTCCCGCACTTTTTTCGCACTCAGAAAAATTCGCCGTGGTAGCCTCGGGCTAGTTCAGCGGGCGCTCGCCCGCAACCGGCGACGAACGTCGTCAGGTCTGGACCCACCCCCAAGAAGAAAGCGTGTCGTGAACAAACTCACTATCTCATTCCTCACCGCCGCAGCGGTTGTACTCCTCTCTACGTCCGTGCGTGCGACGGTCGAGAGCGACCTGTGCACCGGCAACCCCTGCGTCGTCACGAGCGACGTCACGATCGACCCTGGCTCCGCCTTGGACTTCACGGGTCAATCGCTGGTGATCAACTCGGGGGCCTTCCTGCGGGTGGGCGCGGGCATCAACCCGCGTGTCATCTCGATCACCGCGGACGAGATCACGATGAAGCCGAACGCGCGGGTCCTGGGTGATCCGTCCGGCGCGAACAACAACGGTGATCGCGCCCGGGTTACCCTGCAGTCGGTCGTCGGCAACATCACGATGGAAACGACCGGCTCGACGCGCTCGAGGATCGACGTGTCCGCCGACGACATCGAGGGCGGCGACATCAACATCATCTCCGCCGGCGATGCGATTCTCGACGGCCTCCTCGATGCGAGCGCCCAGGGTGAAGACGCAACCGGGGGCGACATCGACGTCCAAGCCGCCGGATCGGTGACGATCGGCGAAGAGTTCTCTGCCGAAGCCGGTGGTGACTTCGCGGGCGGTGGCGACATCAACATCACCGCAGGGCTCGACATCCTCGTGGATGCCAAGTTGACGGCCGAGGGTCAGGACTTCGGCGGCGGGGACATCACGTTCTTCGCCGGCGGCTCCATCACGTTCAACGACACGGTCCTCCTGTCGGGCGGAAACCCCGATGGCGAAGCCGGCGAACTGGACGCCATGAGCGGTGGTGACATGGTCGTCTCCCCGGGCGCCATTCTCCGCGGACAGGGTGGCGTCGGTCCCGATGAGGATTGCGGCGACGGCGCGTCGATGTACCTCGACACGGGCGGCAGCATCATCGTGGACGGAGAGATCGACGTGAAGGGTGGCCTCCACTGCTTCGGTGGAGACCTCGTGTTCGACGCCCGCCTCGACTTCATCCAGGGCGCCACGAGCTCAATTTCAACCTCCACCGGAGGCTTTTTTGGCGCCGGCGGGGCAATCGACATCACCACCGGACGAAGCTCCTACCTCGGGGACATCGACGGTTCGTCCCCCGGATTCGGCGCCGACGTACTGGTCCTGTCGCCTCACACAATCGACATCTTCGACAAGATCACCGTGCGCGGTAACGGCAACCCTGAGAGCATCGGGGGCCGAATCGAGATGGCGACTTGTGATCTCAACGTCCTGGCCGGCGGAGAGCTGGACTCCCGGTCCACTCTGGCGTTCCCGGGCTTCGGTCAAACCACCTTCAAGACCGGCGGTCAGACGACCATCACCGGCGACCTGATCGCCGAGACGGAGAACGAACTCTTCTACCTATCGTTGGTACCGGTCGTCACCGGGTCGGTCTCGCCCGCCCCCACGCTCCTGCAGGACGTGACGATCGCCGCCTGCGGCTACTGCGGCGACGGCGTCGTCTCCGGTGGCGAGGTCTGCGACGACGGCGGCAGCGCGAGCTGCGACGGCTGCGCCGGCCTCTGCCAGCGAGTGGACGACGTCTGTGGTGATTTCATCCTCGAGTGCGGTGAGGAATGCGACGATGGGAACCTCACGCCCGGCGACGGATGCGAGGCGGACTGCACCGTAGCGCCCCCGAGCCCGACGCCCACGTCGACTCCGACCCCCACTCCGACGCCGACACCAACCCCGACCCCCACCCCGACGCCGACACCAACCCCGACCCCCACTCCGACGCCGACACCAACCCCGACCCCCACTCCGACGCCGACACCAACCCCGACGCCGGTTCCCACGGCGACTCCGTCGCCCACACCAACCCCGGCACCGACCGGAACACCGATCCTGCCACCGGGAAAGCCCATCCTGGATCCGATCGCCGCGCCCATCGTCGTCGGCGAGACTTCCGTGCTCGACGGCTCTCAGTTCACCGCCGGCTCGGTCGTCCTCGCGTTCATCGCAACTGCGTCGGGACCGGCCGACTTCGGACCGTTCACCCCCTCAGCATGGACCCCGACCTCACTCACGTGGGACGTGCCGAACACGCTTCCGCTCGGGAACGGCTTCGTCTCGCTCCTGATCGTAAACACCGACCAGAGCTTCCAGCTGTCCACGCTGCAGAGCCAGGCACTCTTCGGTTCTGCCGGGGAGAACATCCCGACCATCCTGACGGTGGACGGCGTGGCCCTGAGCGCGCTCGATCCGACAATCCCGACCAACAACGTCGAGACCATCGTCGCCGCCGGGACCACGATCGTCCTCACCGGTACGGGCTTCAACAGCCCCCTTGTGAACCTCTTCACTGCGGCCGGTAACGTCGGGCCGCTCGCACCGGTGTCCGGGTGGACAAGCACATCGTTCGAGATCACGATCCCCCCAGGGACCGTCACCGGTCCGGGTGCTCTGCAGGTCGTGAACACTCCTTACACGGGCAACGTGCTTTCGAATGCCGTCTCGGTTCCGATCGGCGAAGCGCTCGACATCACCTCGATCAGCCAAAGCAGCACGACGGTCACGGTCAACGGCGCCGGGTTCTCCTCGCTGTCGGTGATCAACTTCTTCGCCCAGACCGCCGGTGGAGTCGCCAATCTCGGCGGGCTAAGCGGCGGGGGAACGGCGAACATCGCACTGAACGTCATCTCGTCGAACCAGCTCACGTTCCAGGTTCCGGCGGCCGCACAGAACGGCGCAGCATACGTGATGGTGCTCAATCCGCCGTTCATTGCGTTCTCGTCGACGACCGGCGATTCGGACGGAGGCTTCACGCTCTCGGTGCCCTAGGCGCGGGCGCCGCTATTTCTGGCCGGAACATGCAGCGGCAGGAACTGTACTTCGCGTACACCCCTCACGGAACGAGCGGCGCGAGCTGGTCGAGATTCGACTCTTGGGCAACGCGCTGCAGCCGCAGGTTGAACGAGGACGAGCCGGGCCCAGCGGCCAATGCCTGCAGGTAGTAGATCGCCTCGACGACGGTCACTCCATGCAGCTGAATCCCCATCTGCTGTGGATCGTCTCCGTGCCGCGACGTCCAAGTGCGGTTCAACGCGAAACTCAATTGCCGCACCGCATCGGTCGCAGAAGCCCTGAGCGGGACCTCGATCGTGCGCGTCCACGGGGTCAGCCAGTGCGTTGCCAAGGGACGACCATCGAGAGAGATCGTCAGTACGAGAGGACGGGGCCGACCCCGCAGGAGCAACGCATCGCGAAACGCGACGCGGGGAACCCCGACTTCCAAAACCAACGACGTCGCTCCAGGAGAATCGATGAGAAGCCCGCACCAGCGGCGAGACCAACGGAACTCGCGCCCATCTTCGCGCTACGCCTCGTAGCACCCCTGAGCGCAGACCCCCGAAATCGAACGTCCGCAGTATAACGGCCTCTTGGATGGTCGCCGCCCTCGCTGGTCTCGCTTGACTGACCTCCCGGTCCTGGGATGATCACTCGCACGTGAAGACCGTCTCGAAGACGACGACGCGCGCTGTGGCGGCGCTCACCCTCGGTTGCGCCCTGCTCGTGTGGACGCAGGTGCGCGCGCTCGAAGTCCCCGACGTCTCGGGGGACCAGCTGATCTTTCTGTACGACGCCCGCGCCGATCGCATTCCGTTCCTCGGCGTCGCGAACACGACGGACGAGCGCGTATTCGTCGAAGTCGCGTTTTACGACGCGGGCCTCGACAGCCGTGTGGCAGACGCCGTCGTCGAGATCCTGCCCGCCGCTAACGTGATCATCGACCCGAAGAGCTTCGCCGATGGCGGAGCCATCGGGCACGCCGGGCTCGCACTCGTGACTCCAGTCGAGGGACCCGACGATCGCCGGGCGGTGGTGCCACCAGGCCCGCTCACCGGGGTCTTCACCCTCGCGAACCTCGCACTCGGGTCGGGCTTCGGTCAGAATCCGTTCGCCCGCTCCGCGGTCGATGGGGACGGCAAACGACCTCCCTCCGGAACCGTCGTCGACGGTGCGGACGTCGCGTACGAGCGCTTCGCACCCGAGGTCCTCGTGATCCCGGTCTACTTCAACCCGCAGACCCTCGAACCTCCAGAGCTTGACGGGAACCGGGTCCTGCTCGCAACGTTCCAGGACGACTACGGCGTGCCGTTCGGCGTGAGCGGACGGTCGGACAACGCAATGGCCGTCTTCTTCGACGCCTCCGGCAAACGCCTGATCACGCAGCCCGCACTGGTGAACGGCGTCCTGCTGAGCAACCTGCAAACACTCGCAGACGGCATCACGCTCGACAGCAGCGGGAAGGTCTTCTTCGACGTCGACCCCGGCGAGGGCAACTACCTGGGGCTCTACAGCCAATCGCTCGGCACATTCGCCGCCGGCCAGCGACTGCCGTCGGTCGCCCTCATCCCAACCGGCGCCGGCTCCTAGTGCACCGCAGGCGACATGGCACCAACGCCTTGTCGCTTACGATGCACCAGCACTCGAGGCAGGACGTTCGTCCGACGTTCGGGTCGGCGTTCACGTCGCCCCTTTGCTAGAACCGTGTCCACCTTGGCGGGCAGTCGACTCAAGAGCCTCTGTACTCACACGGGCTGCCGGGCGATTCTGGCAATCGTCGTCGCACTCGCAGGTGCGCCGGGCGCGCACGCAGGCGTCGAACGACTCGATCTCCTCGCGCACCTCGCCGCCGCCGACCCGCTTCTCCCGACCCGAGAGATCGATCTCGGAACGCGGGAAGCACGACGGGATCGCGCGCTCGCGTCGGGTTGGCTCCTGGACGAAAGCGACGGCACTTCGACCTACGTTTGGGCCGAGGGGCCTCATGCGGCGCTGAAGCTGCGGGCACTCGGCCCCGCGGGCTCAAAGCTGACCTTCCGCGCGTATGGACCGCCCGCGCCGATCTCGATGACGGTCTCAATTGCCGGTGCGGCATTGGACGTAACGGAGATCGCCGAGGGATGGCAGGAATACTCTGTGCCGGTGCCGGCCGGGGCTCTAAGCGCAGGGACGAATCTGCTCGACCTCGATTTCGTCGGGTCGTTCGAAGAGCCCGCTGGACAGAAGCGGACTCTCGCCGTCGCCCTCGACTTCCTGCGCGTGGGCGACGGTGGGCCCAGCACGAAGTCTCCTGCGGGCTCCGGCGCAACCGGCTGGGCCGACGACGCCGGCCGGCTCCATCTACCCGCCCATACCGGAATCTCTTGGAAGACGCGGATCCGAGAAGACGCCTCGCTACGCCTACGCACGGCGGGCGGGGCTCCGGCGGCGACCGTGCTCTCCGTCTTCTCCCGGTCCGGTGGGAAGACGCTGGGAGTGCCGTTCGGGCCCAAGGCCGACGAGGACGGCTCGGACTTGCTCGAGCTGTCCGCCCCTCCCACCGGAGACACCGAGATCCTGCTGACGAACGACAATGCGTACCCGATCGTTCTGGACCACATCGGGCTCGAGCGGAGCACTGCGGCCTCACGTTCGACAGACACACCGCCGTCGGTCCTCCTGGTTGTTCTCGATGCGCTGCGCGCCGACCACGTGCACAGCCTCGGCTACCACCGCGAAACGACCCCGTGCATCGACCGTCTTGCGGACGAGTCCGTGGTCTTCACCGAAGCGTTCGCTCAGGGACCGATGACCCTCGTCTCGATGGCGTCTCTCTTGACCGGTACCCATGCACCGACGCACGGCGTTCGGCCGAATGTTCTTCTGAACACCGACATCCCGACCGTGGCCGAAGCCATCCGAGCGAAGGGCTACGAGACGGCGCTCATCACCGCCAACCCGTTCTTGGGGAAGGCCTTCGGGCTCACGCGTGGCTTCGACGACATCCGTGAGCTCTTCCGCACCGCCGCTGCGGAGGAGCGTGGCGTCGATGGCGTCGTACGCGCCGAACTCATGACGGAATCCACCTTGGAGTTTCTCGCCACCCCGCGAACCCGTCCGAGCTTCGTGTTGGCCCACTACCTCCAGCCGCACGCACCGTATGCCCCGCCTCGGTCACGCTGGGGTCGGTGCGGTTCGAAGGACGCGGGGTTCGACGGTCGAGGGTCCGTTCTCTTGGACGCGACGGAGAAGAGCCCCGAGGCGGCTCGGGCCCTAAGGCAGGACGCGGTCGACTGCTACGACGACAACCTGCTCTACGTCGACGGCGAGGTCTGCCGAATCGTCGAGCAGCTCGAGCTTCTGGATCTCCTCGAAACGACCGTCGTCGTCCTGACTGCCGACCACGGGGAGCAGTTCCTCGAACACGGAGCCTTCCAACACCCGGGCGAGTATCTCTTCGACGAGCAGATTCACGTTCCGCTCCTGATTCGAGCACCCGGAAAACGACCTCGGCGGACCAGCGCGCTCGTCGAACTCGTCGACCTCAGTGCGACACTTGTCTACCTCGCAGGCGCGAAGACGCTGCCGGAAAGCGCGGGCCGCCTGCTGCCGCTCTCCGAGGACGGGGGGGGGGCTGAGGCGACGTCCGTGCTCTCTTTCGGCCCAGGCGCCACCTGGCAACAGGGCGGCTGGAGATCCTCGATCCGAACCAAGGACCATAAGCTCATCCGGAAAACGAACGGCGAGATCCACCGAATCTTCGACCTGAGGAACGACGCCGCTGAGATCGTCGACCTCGCAGGCGATCCGCCTGCGGAGGCGGAGCACTTGCGTGAAGAACTCGAAGTCCTGTGGAAGAACGCCCCCGCACCGAGGTCTCGCGGCGCGACTGCAATCGATGCCGACCTCCGCAAGCAGCTCGAGGCCCTGGGCTATCTCCGGTAGCGACGTCCGCAGCACCGTGCTTTGACTCCGGTCCGGGGAAGTCGGTGAAGCTGGCGCGCGGGCATTTCGAGGAAGTACGAAACGAGGGCGGCTCGCTCCTGGTGCGCGGGTGGATGCTCGTGCCGACGAGCCCGCTCGAAGAGCTGGTCCTCCTCGTCGACGGCGAGCCACGTCAGGCGTGCCCTCCGACCGACCGAGAAGACGTACTTCAGGTGTATCCGCACCTTCGGCACTCGG of the Candidatus Binatia bacterium genome contains:
- a CDS encoding sulfatase gives rise to the protein MSTLAGSRLKSLCTHTGCRAILAIVVALAGAPGAHAGVERLDLLAHLAAADPLLPTREIDLGTREARRDRALASGWLLDESDGTSTYVWAEGPHAALKLRALGPAGSKLTFRAYGPPAPISMTVSIAGAALDVTEIAEGWQEYSVPVPAGALSAGTNLLDLDFVGSFEEPAGQKRTLAVALDFLRVGDGGPSTKSPAGSGATGWADDAGRLHLPAHTGISWKTRIREDASLRLRTAGGAPAATVLSVFSRSGGKTLGVPFGPKADEDGSDLLELSAPPTGDTEILLTNDNAYPIVLDHIGLERSTAASRSTDTPPSVLLVVLDALRADHVHSLGYHRETTPCIDRLADESVVFTEAFAQGPMTLVSMASLLTGTHAPTHGVRPNVLLNTDIPTVAEAIRAKGYETALITANPFLGKAFGLTRGFDDIRELFRTAAAEERGVDGVVRAELMTESTLEFLATPRTRPSFVLAHYLQPHAPYAPPRSRWGRCGSKDAGFDGRGSVLLDATEKSPEAARALRQDAVDCYDDNLLYVDGEVCRIVEQLELLDLLETTVVVLTADHGEQFLEHGAFQHPGEYLFDEQIHVPLLIRAPGKRPRRTSALVELVDLSATLVYLAGAKTLPESAGRLLPLSEDGGGAEATSVLSFGPGATWQQGGWRSSIRTKDHKLIRKTNGEIHRIFDLRNDAAEIVDLAGDPPAEAEHLREELEVLWKNAPAPRSRGATAIDADLRKQLEALGYLR